A single Paenibacillus kribbensis DNA region contains:
- a CDS encoding LysM peptidoglycan-binding domain-containing protein: MDFFLINDRSVFHFPVNPEEVNISRQKGYETVTMLTHGEFDFPQGEKVKEITFSSFFPKIYDASYCRYKNIPDPNEAMNRLNAMLKAERPYQFIITNTLINVPVFIIAHNTTFRGGEAGDIYFEITLRTWREPKIALRKESSPQKVNSSSLPRTNLKTKSKTYTVKTGDSLSKIAKLELGDSSKWKSIYQMNTKVIGNNPNMIRVGQKLVMP; encoded by the coding sequence ATAGACTTTTTTCTCATTAATGATAGGAGCGTATTTCATTTCCCGGTTAATCCTGAAGAGGTGAACATATCTCGACAAAAGGGTTATGAAACAGTTACGATGCTTACACATGGAGAATTTGATTTTCCACAAGGAGAAAAGGTGAAAGAAATCACCTTTTCTTCTTTTTTTCCAAAGATATATGATGCATCTTATTGTCGATATAAAAATATTCCGGACCCTAATGAAGCGATGAATAGGTTAAATGCAATGCTAAAAGCAGAGAGACCGTATCAATTTATTATTACGAATACGCTAATTAATGTTCCTGTTTTTATCATTGCCCATAATACGACCTTTCGTGGAGGCGAGGCAGGGGATATATATTTTGAAATTACTTTACGTACATGGCGTGAACCTAAAATAGCTTTGCGAAAAGAGAGTTCTCCTCAAAAAGTAAACTCTAGCAGCCTTCCACGCACGAATTTAAAGACCAAATCTAAAACGTACACTGTCAAGACGGGAGATTCGCTTTCCAAAATTGCAAAGCTAGAATTGGGGGACAGTTCCAAATGGAAAAGTATATATCAAATGAATACAAAGGTCATAGGCAATAATCCGAATATGATTAGAGTGGGTCAAAAGCTGGTGATGCCATGA
- a CDS encoding XkdQ/YqbQ family protein: protein MSYQVILQDKYDLTPLVEKITLKDALNQIAYQASIRVAASNDMPSITPGMSIRVSGVPFGKSVKVPLLHPAVVWEVESSNSGTKRFSLVVYDRTIYLDKSEDEYLFPKGQTATQRLHKYAKDWEFQIASLPDTKVQLGKGIYRAQTLYSMMLADLKETAKLGGDLYQLRMTGAGLELFKIGSNPSPYVLDRFIDLTQLRTLEGAVTKVKVMTANENVGSGQEVASKVLAVAEGDTKALGTLQKLVEDDQVKAAGGASKLAKSHLTGIQETFTVNLPDINTIRAGEAVMLRGLKLIVTSVSRDLGNPGNMTLELASFDMVKRRYFLE from the coding sequence ATGAGCTACCAAGTAATACTTCAAGATAAATATGATCTTACTCCCCTGGTCGAGAAAATAACTTTAAAAGATGCTCTTAATCAAATTGCATATCAGGCCAGCATACGTGTAGCTGCTTCAAATGATATGCCCTCAATTACTCCGGGAATGTCGATTCGTGTAAGTGGAGTTCCATTTGGAAAAAGTGTAAAGGTGCCGCTTCTCCATCCTGCTGTTGTGTGGGAAGTAGAGAGCTCTAACAGCGGTACAAAACGTTTCTCGTTGGTAGTATATGATCGTACGATTTATTTGGATAAATCTGAGGACGAATATTTATTTCCCAAAGGACAGACAGCTACACAACGGTTGCATAAATATGCAAAGGATTGGGAGTTTCAGATCGCTTCACTACCTGATACGAAAGTGCAGTTAGGAAAAGGTATTTATCGTGCCCAAACCCTATATTCCATGATGCTTGCTGATTTGAAAGAGACAGCAAAATTGGGCGGAGACTTGTATCAGTTACGTATGACAGGCGCTGGGCTGGAGTTATTTAAAATCGGCAGCAATCCTTCCCCCTACGTGTTAGACCGTTTTATTGATCTTACTCAGTTAAGGACACTTGAGGGAGCCGTTACTAAAGTCAAAGTGATGACAGCTAATGAGAATGTAGGAAGCGGACAAGAGGTGGCGTCTAAGGTACTGGCTGTAGCAGAAGGGGATACTAAAGCACTAGGTACTTTGCAAAAACTGGTAGAGGATGATCAAGTGAAAGCTGCTGGTGGAGCCAGTAAGCTTGCTAAAAGCCATCTAACTGGAATACAGGAAACTTTTACTGTAAATTTACCGGATATTAACACTATTCGTGCCGGTGAGGCTGTGATGTTACGAGGATTGAAGCTAATCGTTACGTCAGTCAGCCGGGATTTGGGGAATCCAGGCAACATGACTTTAGAGCTTGCTTCCTTCGATATGGTAAAAAGGAGGTATTTTCTTGAGTAA